One stretch of Streptococcus australis DNA includes these proteins:
- the coaA gene encoding type I pantothenate kinase, which translates to MTNEFLHFERISRETWQSLHRKSTPPLTEEELDSIKSFNDQISLQDVTDIYLPLAHLIQIYKRTKEDLAFSKGIFLQRESKSQPFIIGVSGSVAVGKSTTSRLLQILLSRTVTDATVELVTTDGFLYPNQTLIDQGILNRKGFPESYDMEALLNFLDRLKNGQDVDIPVYSHEVYDIVPGEKQRVKAADFVIVEGINVFQNPQNERLYITDFFDFSIYVDAAVEDIESWYLDRFLKLLSFAQNDPDSYYHRFTQMPIGEVESFAHQVWSDINLTNLQNYIEPTRNRAEVILHKTKNHEIDEIYLKK; encoded by the coding sequence ATGACCAACGAATTTTTACATTTTGAAAGAATCAGCCGTGAAACCTGGCAGTCCTTGCACCGCAAGTCAACCCCTCCCTTGACGGAAGAAGAACTAGACTCAATCAAGAGTTTTAACGACCAAATCAGCCTACAAGATGTGACAGATATTTATTTACCTTTGGCCCATCTCATCCAAATTTACAAACGCACCAAAGAGGATTTAGCCTTTTCTAAGGGAATTTTTCTCCAAAGAGAGAGTAAATCTCAGCCCTTCATCATCGGTGTTTCAGGAAGTGTTGCTGTCGGAAAGTCAACAACTAGCCGACTTCTGCAAATCCTTCTGTCTCGTACAGTGACTGACGCTACTGTGGAGTTAGTGACGACTGATGGTTTTCTCTATCCCAATCAAACGTTAATAGACCAAGGAATCTTAAATCGCAAAGGCTTTCCAGAGAGTTATGACATGGAAGCCTTACTGAATTTTCTTGATCGCTTAAAAAATGGACAGGATGTTGATATCCCCGTCTATTCTCACGAGGTTTATGATATTGTTCCTGGGGAGAAACAACGTGTTAAGGCTGCAGATTTTGTGATTGTTGAAGGAATCAATGTTTTTCAAAATCCTCAAAATGAGCGTCTTTACATCACCGACTTCTTTGATTTTTCCATCTATGTAGACGCTGCTGTCGAGGACATTGAAAGCTGGTATTTAGATCGATTTTTAAAACTCCTCAGCTTTGCACAAAACGATCCAGATAGCTACTACCACCGCTTTACGCAAATGCCAATAGGGGAAGTAGAGTCTTTTGCCCACCAGGTATGGAGTGATATCAACCTTACAAATCTACAAAACTATATTGAACCAACAAGGAATCGAGCCGAGGTTATTCTCCATAAGACTAAAAATCATGAAATCGATGAAATTTACCTAAAAAAATAA
- a CDS encoding class I SAM-dependent methyltransferase: MSKMYYAENPDAAHDIHELRVELLGYKMTFLTDAGVFSKKMIDFGSQLLLKCLEVEKGERVLDVGCGYGPLGISLVKAYGVQATMVDINNRALDLARKNAERNQVSATIFQSNIYEQVEGKFDHVISNPPIRAGKQVVHEIIEKSMDFLEDGGDLTIVIQKKQGAPSAKSKMEDVFGNCEIIKKDKGYYILRSVKS; this comes from the coding sequence ATGAGTAAAATGTATTATGCAGAAAATCCAGATGCAGCTCACGATATTCATGAATTGAGAGTAGAGTTGCTAGGATATAAAATGACCTTTTTAACGGATGCAGGTGTCTTTAGTAAAAAGATGATTGACTTTGGTAGTCAGCTTTTACTGAAGTGTCTAGAGGTTGAAAAAGGCGAGCGAGTGCTAGATGTTGGCTGTGGGTACGGTCCCCTAGGGATTTCTTTGGTCAAGGCTTACGGAGTTCAAGCAACCATGGTTGATATCAATAATCGTGCTCTGGACTTGGCGCGAAAAAATGCTGAGAGAAACCAAGTTTCAGCAACTATTTTCCAATCCAACATCTATGAACAAGTTGAAGGGAAATTTGACCATGTCATTTCCAATCCGCCGATTCGTGCGGGCAAGCAAGTTGTTCATGAGATTATCGAAAAGAGCATGGACTTTCTGGAAGACGGTGGAGATTTAACAATTGTTATTCAGAAAAAACAGGGTGCTCCTAGTGCCAAAAGCAAGATGGAAGACGTTTTTGGAAATTGTGAAATCATAAAGAAGGACAAGGGTTATTATATCCTTAGAAGTGTGAAATCATGA
- a CDS encoding pyrimidine-nucleoside phosphorylase produces MRAVDLIQKKRDGQELSSSEIEWLVEGYVAGTVPDYQMSAFAMAVYFKGMTTREISDLTMNMVKTGQEFDLSAIEGIKVDKHSTGGVGDKVTLILAPLVASFGVPVAKMSGRGLGHTGGTLDKLEAIKGYQVERSQEDFIKQVQDIGVSVIGQSDQLVKADKLLYALRDVTATVDTIPLIASSVMSKKIAAGADAILLDVTVGEGAFMKTVEEARELAQTMVDLGKAVGRKTVAVITDMSQPLGRAIGNRLEILEAIEILQGKGREDISHFICELAQIMLGLANVEKTVEEVRQHLENGQALAKFEEMVAAQGGDLEDLYRPVKVAHVVDIPAQESGVISALPAMEFGLYAMRLGAGRAVKSDDLDYETGIVFEKKVGDSVQKGEIVAKVYTNGKISPQLVTEFQKYVKINDSVKRLQEIIEIIS; encoded by the coding sequence ATGAGAGCAGTTGATTTAATCCAAAAGAAACGAGATGGTCAAGAACTGTCTTCAAGTGAGATCGAATGGTTGGTAGAAGGCTATGTTGCTGGAACTGTCCCAGACTATCAAATGTCTGCCTTTGCTATGGCGGTTTATTTCAAAGGAATGACTACACGTGAGATTTCTGACCTGACGATGAATATGGTTAAGACGGGGCAAGAGTTTGATTTGTCAGCCATAGAGGGTATCAAAGTAGATAAACACTCGACAGGTGGTGTTGGTGATAAGGTGACCTTGATTTTAGCACCTTTAGTAGCAAGTTTTGGAGTGCCAGTAGCCAAGATGAGTGGTCGTGGACTAGGACACACTGGCGGAACCTTAGATAAGTTAGAAGCGATCAAGGGTTACCAAGTGGAGCGCAGTCAAGAGGATTTCATCAAACAGGTTCAAGATATTGGTGTATCTGTCATTGGTCAATCTGACCAGCTGGTTAAAGCAGACAAACTTCTCTATGCCCTCCGTGATGTGACAGCGACTGTCGATACCATTCCTTTGATTGCTAGTTCTGTCATGAGTAAGAAAATCGCTGCTGGGGCAGATGCCATCTTGCTAGATGTGACTGTCGGTGAGGGTGCCTTTATGAAGACTGTTGAGGAGGCGCGTGAATTGGCTCAAACCATGGTTGATCTCGGTAAGGCAGTTGGACGAAAGACAGTAGCAGTCATTACCGATATGAGTCAACCCTTGGGTCGAGCTATTGGCAATCGTCTCGAAATCCTAGAAGCAATTGAAATTCTTCAAGGAAAGGGTCGAGAAGATATTAGTCACTTTATTTGTGAACTAGCTCAGATTATGCTTGGTTTGGCAAATGTTGAGAAGACAGTTGAAGAAGTACGTCAACATCTTGAAAACGGCCAAGCGCTGGCTAAGTTTGAAGAAATGGTGGCGGCTCAAGGCGGTGATTTAGAAGATCTTTATCGCCCAGTCAAGGTGGCGCATGTAGTAGATATCCCGGCTCAAGAGTCAGGTGTCATTTCAGCCCTTCCAGCGATGGAATTTGGTCTCTATGCCATGAGATTGGGAGCTGGTCGTGCAGTCAAGTCTGATGATTTAGACTATGAAACTGGAATCGTTTTTGAGAAGAAGGTTGGTGACTCCGTTCAAAAGGGAGAAATTGTCGCAAAAGTTTATACAAATGGAAAAATTTCCCCTCAACTAGTTACAGAATTCCAAAAATATGTTAAAATAAATGATAGTGTGAAACGTTTGCAGGAAATAATTGAAATCATCTCATGA
- the deoC gene encoding deoxyribose-phosphate aldolase, with product MKLNKYIDHTLLKQDASQEQIDRLLSEAREYDFASVCVNPSWVAHSKAGLDGSDVKVCTVVGFPLGATTSAVKAFETKEAVQNGADEIDMVINVGALKSGNLDLVESDIRAVVEASGDKLVKVIIEACLLTDDEKDVACQLSQKAGADFVKTSTGFSTGGATIEDVQLMRKTVGPDMGVKAAGGARSYADAVAFVEAGATRVGTSAGVAILKGELADGDY from the coding sequence ATGAAATTAAACAAATACATTGATCATACGCTTTTAAAACAAGATGCAAGTCAAGAACAAATTGATCGTTTGCTATCTGAAGCGCGTGAGTATGACTTTGCCAGCGTTTGTGTTAATCCCAGCTGGGTCGCTCATTCAAAGGCAGGACTTGATGGTTCAGATGTAAAGGTTTGTACAGTAGTTGGTTTCCCCTTGGGAGCAACAACTTCAGCTGTGAAAGCTTTTGAAACAAAAGAAGCTGTCCAAAACGGTGCAGATGAGATTGATATGGTTATCAATGTTGGTGCCCTCAAATCAGGTAATCTTGATTTGGTTGAATCGGACATCCGTGCTGTCGTAGAAGCAAGTGGTGACAAGTTGGTTAAGGTCATTATTGAAGCTTGCTTGTTGACAGACGATGAAAAGGATGTGGCTTGCCAATTATCCCAGAAAGCAGGTGCTGACTTTGTCAAAACATCAACTGGATTTTCAACTGGTGGTGCCACTATAGAGGATGTTCAGTTGATGCGTAAAACAGTTGGGCCAGATATGGGAGTTAAGGCTGCTGGTGGCGCTCGCTCATATGCAGATGCTGTTGCTTTTGTGGAAGCGGGCGCTACCCGTGTTGGAACATCAGCTGGTGTGGCAATTTTAAAAGGAGAATTAGCAGATGGCGACTACTGA
- a CDS encoding cytidine deaminase produces MATTELIELAIETSKRAYVPYSHFPIGAVLVAKGGSIYTGVNIENASYSLTNCGERTAIFKAVSEGQREFSELIVYGQTERPISPCGACRQVMAEFFEKDLKVTLVAKDKSTVEMTVGELLPYSFTDLN; encoded by the coding sequence ATGGCGACTACTGAGTTGATTGAACTAGCAATTGAAACCAGCAAGAGAGCCTATGTACCCTATTCTCATTTTCCTATTGGAGCTGTTTTAGTAGCCAAGGGTGGTAGTATTTATACGGGTGTGAACATCGAGAATGCTAGCTATTCTTTGACGAACTGTGGAGAGCGTACAGCGATTTTCAAAGCAGTTTCCGAAGGCCAAAGAGAGTTTTCAGAGTTGATTGTCTATGGACAGACTGAAAGACCTATATCACCATGTGGCGCTTGTCGCCAAGTGATGGCTGAATTTTTTGAAAAAGATCTAAAAGTGACCCTTGTCGCTAAAGATAAATCGACGGTCGAGATGACGGTCGGGGAGTTGCTTCCATACTCTTTTACAGACTTAAACTAG
- a CDS encoding BMP family lipoprotein, giving the protein MNKKQWLGLGLVAVAAVGLAACGNRSSRNAASSSSEMKTKAAIVTDTGGVDDKSFNQSAWEGLQDWGKEHNLSKDNGYTYFQSTSEADYANHLQQAAGSYNLIFGVGFALHNAVEEAAKDHSDLNYVLIDDVIKDQKNVASVTFADNEAAYLAGVAAAKTTKTKQVGFVGGIESEVISRFAAGFKAGVESVDPSIKVQVDYAGSFGDAAKGKTIAAAQYAAGADVVYQAAGGTGAGVFAEAKSLNESKNEDEKVWVIGVDRDQAAEGKYTSKDGKESNFVLVSTLKQVGTTVKDIANKTEKGEFPGGQVIVYSLKDKGVDLAVTNLSEEGKKAVEDAKAKILDGSVKVPEK; this is encoded by the coding sequence ATGAACAAGAAACAATGGCTAGGCCTTGGTCTAGTTGCAGTAGCAGCAGTTGGACTTGCTGCATGTGGTAACCGCTCTTCTCGTAACGCAGCTTCATCTTCATCTGAAATGAAGACCAAAGCAGCAATCGTAACAGATACTGGTGGTGTTGATGATAAATCATTTAACCAATCAGCTTGGGAAGGTTTGCAAGACTGGGGTAAAGAACACAACCTTTCTAAAGATAACGGTTACACTTACTTCCAATCAACAAGCGAAGCAGACTATGCTAACCACTTGCAACAAGCGGCTGGAAGTTACAACCTGATCTTCGGTGTTGGTTTTGCCCTTCACAATGCAGTTGAAGAGGCAGCAAAAGACCACTCTGACTTAAACTATGTCTTGATTGATGATGTGATCAAAGATCAAAAGAATGTTGCGAGCGTAACATTTGCAGATAACGAAGCAGCTTACCTTGCTGGTGTTGCAGCAGCTAAAACAACTAAAACAAAACAAGTTGGTTTTGTAGGTGGTATCGAATCTGAAGTTATTTCACGTTTCGCTGCTGGATTTAAGGCTGGTGTTGAGTCAGTAGACCCATCTATCAAAGTACAAGTTGACTACGCTGGTTCATTTGGTGATGCTGCCAAAGGTAAAACAATTGCAGCAGCTCAATACGCTGCAGGTGCAGACGTTGTCTACCAAGCAGCTGGTGGTACAGGTGCTGGTGTCTTTGCTGAAGCAAAATCTTTGAACGAAAGTAAAAATGAAGACGAAAAAGTTTGGGTTATTGGTGTAGACCGTGACCAAGCAGCAGAAGGTAAATACACTTCTAAAGATGGTAAAGAATCAAACTTTGTTCTTGTATCTACATTGAAACAAGTTGGTACAACTGTAAAAGATATTGCCAACAAAACAGAAAAAGGTGAATTCCCTGGCGGACAAGTTATTGTCTACTCATTGAAGGATAAAGGGGTTGACTTGGCAGTAACAAACCTTTCAGAAGAAGGTAAAAAAGCTGTTGAAGACGCAAAAGCTAAAATCCTTGACGGAAGCGTAAAAGTTCCTGAAAAATAA
- a CDS encoding ABC transporter ATP-binding protein has protein sequence MAHENVIEMRDITKVFGEFVANDKINLQLREGEIHALLGENGAGKSTLMNMLAGLLEPTSGEIAVNGQVVKLDSPSKAASLGIGMVHQHFMLVEAFTVAENIILGSEITKNGVLDIAEATKEIKALSERYGLAVDPAAKVADISVGAQQRVEILKTLYRGADILIFDEPTAVLTPSEIDELMAIMKNLVKEGKSIILITHKLDEIRAVSNRVTVIRRGKSIQTVEIAGATNADLAEMMVGRSVSFKTEKQAPQPKEVVLSIKDLVVNENRGVPAVKNLSLDVRAGEIVGIAGIDGNGQSELIQAITGLRKVESGSIELKGKSIVGMHPRQITELSVGHVPEDRHRDGLILEMMISENIALQTYYKEPLSKNGILNYANITSHAKKLMEEFDVRAASEFVPAAALSGGNQQKAIIAREIDRDPDLLIVSQPTRGLDVGAIEYIHKRLIEERDNGKAVLVVSFELDEILNVSDRIAVIHDGKIQGIVSPETTNKQELGILMAGGNLGKEKDDV, from the coding sequence ATGGCACACGAAAATGTCATTGAGATGCGGGATATTACCAAGGTGTTTGGTGAATTTGTAGCAAACGACAAGATCAACTTGCAACTGCGAGAAGGTGAAATCCATGCACTTTTAGGAGAAAATGGAGCGGGTAAATCCACTCTGATGAATATGCTGGCAGGACTTCTCGAGCCAACTAGTGGTGAAATTGCGGTGAATGGTCAAGTTGTCAAACTAGATTCACCTTCTAAAGCCGCTAGTCTAGGAATTGGGATGGTTCACCAACATTTTATGTTGGTTGAGGCTTTTACAGTAGCTGAAAATATCATTTTGGGGAGTGAAATCACTAAAAATGGTGTGCTAGATATAGCTGAAGCTACTAAAGAAATCAAAGCTCTTTCTGAACGTTATGGTTTGGCAGTGGATCCTGCTGCCAAGGTGGCAGATATTTCTGTTGGTGCTCAACAACGTGTAGAAATCTTGAAGACACTTTACCGTGGTGCTGATATCCTCATCTTTGACGAACCTACGGCAGTATTGACTCCTTCAGAGATTGATGAGTTGATGGCTATCATGAAAAACCTTGTTAAAGAAGGAAAATCCATTATTTTGATTACCCATAAACTGGATGAAATTCGTGCGGTATCCAATCGAGTGACGGTTATTCGTCGTGGGAAATCAATCCAGACGGTGGAGATTGCAGGGGCAACCAATGCGGACTTGGCTGAGATGATGGTGGGACGTTCTGTCTCCTTCAAAACGGAGAAACAGGCACCACAACCAAAAGAAGTAGTCTTGTCTATCAAAGACTTGGTTGTCAATGAAAACCGCGGTGTACCAGCTGTGAAGAATCTTTCTTTGGATGTTCGTGCTGGTGAAATTGTTGGTATTGCAGGTATTGATGGCAATGGTCAGTCTGAACTCATTCAAGCCATTACGGGTCTTCGTAAGGTTGAGTCTGGTAGTATTGAATTAAAAGGCAAATCAATCGTAGGGATGCACCCTCGACAAATTACGGAACTCAGTGTGGGGCATGTTCCTGAAGACCGCCACCGTGATGGTTTGATTTTGGAGATGATGATTTCAGAAAATATCGCTCTCCAAACCTACTACAAAGAACCACTCAGCAAGAATGGTATCTTAAACTATGCCAATATCACTTCGCATGCTAAAAAATTAATGGAAGAATTTGACGTCCGTGCGGCAAGCGAATTTGTCCCAGCAGCAGCTCTTTCAGGGGGAAATCAACAAAAAGCGATTATCGCTCGTGAGATTGATCGTGATCCTGATCTCCTTATCGTCAGCCAACCAACTCGTGGTTTGGATGTCGGTGCCATTGAATATATCCACAAACGCTTGATTGAAGAACGTGATAACGGAAAAGCTGTGCTTGTTGTCAGCTTTGAATTGGATGAGATTTTAAATGTTTCAGACCGAATTGCTGTTATTCATGATGGGAAGATTCAAGGTATTGTGTCGCCAGAAACGACTAACAAACAAGAACTTGGTATCTTGATGGCAGGTGGAAACTTGGGAAAGGAGAAGGATGATGTCTAA
- a CDS encoding ABC transporter permease translates to MSKKLQQISVPLISVFLGILLGAIVMWIFGYDAIWGYEELFYTAFGSLRGIGEIFRAMGPLILIGLGFAVASRAGFFNVGLPGQALAGWILSGWFALSHPDMPRPMLILATVVIALIAGGIVGAIPGILRAYLGTSEVIVTIMMNYIVLYVGNAFIHSFPKDFMQSTDSTIRVSANATYQTPWLSELTGNSRMNIGIFFAIIAVGVIWFLLKKTTLGFEIRAVGLNPHASEYAGISAKRTIILSMIISGALAGLGGAVEGLGTFQNVYVQGSSLAIGFNGMAVSLLAGNSPIGILFAAFLFGVLQVGAPGMNAAQVPSELVSIVTASIIFFVSVHYIIEHFVKPKKQVKGGK, encoded by the coding sequence ATGTCTAAAAAGTTACAACAAATTTCGGTTCCCTTGATTTCCGTATTCTTAGGAATCTTGCTCGGAGCCATTGTCATGTGGATTTTCGGCTACGATGCTATCTGGGGTTATGAGGAGTTGTTCTATACAGCTTTTGGTAGTCTCCGTGGGATTGGTGAAATTTTCCGTGCCATGGGTCCTCTTATCTTGATTGGTCTGGGGTTTGCAGTTGCCAGCCGTGCAGGTTTCTTTAACGTTGGACTTCCTGGTCAGGCACTAGCGGGTTGGATTCTTAGTGGTTGGTTTGCTTTGTCGCATCCGGACATGCCACGCCCAATGTTGATTTTAGCGACCGTAGTAATTGCTTTGATTGCAGGTGGGATTGTAGGTGCTATTCCAGGTATTCTCAGAGCTTATTTAGGTACATCAGAGGTTATCGTAACCATTATGATGAACTATATTGTTTTGTACGTAGGGAATGCCTTTATTCATTCTTTCCCGAAAGACTTTATGCAAAGTACAGACTCAACGATTCGTGTGAGTGCCAATGCCACTTATCAAACACCATGGTTATCTGAGTTAACTGGCAATTCTCGTATGAATATCGGAATCTTCTTTGCCATCATTGCTGTTGGTGTGATTTGGTTCTTGCTCAAGAAAACGACTCTCGGTTTTGAAATTCGTGCAGTTGGTCTTAATCCCCATGCCTCAGAGTACGCTGGTATTTCAGCAAAACGTACAATCATCCTATCAATGATTATCTCTGGTGCTTTGGCTGGTCTTGGTGGAGCTGTCGAAGGTCTTGGAACTTTCCAAAACGTTTACGTTCAGGGCTCATCATTAGCTATCGGATTTAACGGGATGGCAGTTAGTTTGCTTGCTGGAAATTCACCAATTGGAATTCTCTTTGCGGCCTTCTTATTTGGTGTTCTGCAGGTAGGTGCGCCAGGTATGAATGCTGCGCAAGTTCCGTCTGAACTTGTCAGCATTGTAACAGCGTCCATTATCTTCTTTGTCAGTGTTCACTATATTATCGAACATTTTGTCAAACCAAAAAAACAAGTTAAAGGAGGTAAGTAA
- a CDS encoding ABC transporter permease, protein MSITTLLTLLVSSMLIYSAPLIFTSIGGVFSERGGVVNVGLEGIMVMGAFSGVVFNLEFAEQLGAATPWISLLVAGVVGAIFSLIHAVATVHFRADHVVSGTVLNLMAPALAVFLVKVLYNKGQTDNLSQTFGRFDFPVLANIPVIGDIFFKSTSLLGYIAITFSFFAWFILFKTRFGLRLRSVGEHPQAADTLGINVYKMRYLGVIISGFLGGIGGAIYAQSISVNFSVTTIVGPGFIALAAMIFGKWNPIGAMLSSLFFGLSQSLAVIGSQLPFLQGVPAVYLQIAPYVLTILVLAAFFGKAVAPKADGINYIKSK, encoded by the coding sequence ATGTCTATTACAACATTACTCACCCTCTTGGTCTCTTCTATGCTGATTTACTCAGCACCACTTATTTTTACGAGTATTGGAGGAGTCTTCTCTGAACGTGGTGGTGTCGTTAACGTCGGTCTTGAAGGAATTATGGTTATGGGAGCCTTTTCTGGGGTTGTCTTTAACCTTGAGTTTGCAGAACAACTTGGAGCAGCGACTCCTTGGATTTCCTTGTTAGTTGCTGGTGTCGTGGGAGCTATTTTCTCCCTCATTCATGCAGTCGCTACAGTTCATTTCCGTGCGGACCATGTTGTCAGTGGTACAGTATTGAACTTGATGGCTCCTGCCCTAGCAGTTTTCTTGGTTAAGGTTCTTTATAACAAAGGACAAACGGATAACTTAAGTCAGACCTTTGGACGTTTTGATTTTCCAGTTTTGGCTAATATCCCAGTGATTGGAGATATCTTCTTCAAGTCAACAAGTTTGCTAGGTTATATCGCGATTACCTTCTCATTCTTTGCTTGGTTTATCCTCTTCAAGACCCGCTTTGGTCTTCGCCTTCGCTCTGTCGGTGAACACCCTCAAGCAGCGGACACTTTGGGAATCAATGTCTACAAGATGAGATATTTAGGGGTTATCATATCAGGTTTCCTAGGGGGAATTGGGGGAGCGATTTATGCTCAATCCATTTCAGTTAACTTCTCAGTGACAACTATTGTTGGACCTGGATTTATCGCTCTTGCTGCGATGATCTTTGGTAAATGGAATCCAATCGGAGCCATGCTATCCAGTCTCTTCTTTGGACTTTCACAAAGTTTGGCTGTTATCGGCTCTCAATTGCCATTCCTACAAGGAGTGCCAGCGGTTTACCTTCAAATCGCACCTTATGTTTTGACCATTCTTGTCTTGGCAGCCTTCTTTGGAAAAGCAGTTGCGCCAAAAGCAGATGGTATCAACTACATCAAGTCAAAATAA
- the plsY gene encoding glycerol-3-phosphate 1-O-acyltransferase PlsY — protein sequence MMTFVLLILAYLLGSIPSGLWIGQVFFQTNLREHGSGNTGTTNTFRILGKKAGMATFVIDFFKGTLATLLPILFHQQGLSPLVFGLLAVIGHTFPIFAGFKGGKAVATSAGVVFGFAPVFCLYLAIVFFGTLYLGSMISLSSVTASIAAVIGVLLFPLFGFILDNYDPLFILIILALASLIIIRHKDNITRIKNKTENLVPWGLNLTHQNPKK from the coding sequence ATGATGACATTTGTATTATTAATACTAGCTTATTTGCTAGGTTCGATTCCGTCTGGTCTATGGATTGGACAAGTTTTCTTTCAAACAAATCTGCGTGAACATGGTTCTGGAAATACTGGAACAACCAATACTTTCCGTATTTTGGGTAAGAAAGCGGGTATGGCAACCTTTGTGATTGACTTCTTTAAAGGGACCTTGGCCACTCTACTTCCTATTCTTTTCCACCAACAAGGTCTATCACCTCTCGTCTTTGGACTTTTAGCTGTAATTGGACATACCTTTCCTATCTTTGCAGGATTTAAAGGGGGCAAGGCTGTCGCAACTAGCGCAGGAGTTGTTTTTGGATTTGCGCCTGTCTTCTGTCTCTATCTAGCGATTGTATTTTTTGGAACCCTCTATCTAGGTAGTATGATTTCACTGTCTAGCGTTACTGCTTCTATCGCAGCCGTTATCGGAGTTCTACTATTTCCACTATTTGGATTTATCCTAGACAACTATGACCCTCTCTTCATTCTGATTATCCTAGCACTTGCTAGCTTGATTATCATTCGTCACAAGGATAATATCACACGTATCAAAAATAAAACTGAAAATCTTGTCCCTTGGGGACTAAACTTGACACATCAAAATCCTAAAAAATAA